From Bacteroidota bacterium, the proteins below share one genomic window:
- a CDS encoding T9SS type A sorting domain-containing protein gives MKNRYALRLIQVFLLLLATESSLAQWQPLNGPFSGYVSSIASDNDYRYAGTRGGGFFRYTDVAGTWSRVNFDLLYYDYYDLLISNDTIFAATNNGVAYSTDQGVNWTLSNNGINDAVSEILLLNGIYYAASGYSGVFVSTDGGMNWNPSNNGLTTLTLYDIEHDGNDLYVATDGEGVFKSTDGGANWIAVNNGITGTIAQAISAGGGYIFAAISSDGVYRSSDQGANWEPANTGMPTVYYFPAMEYYGSELYVGTYGYGFWKTSDNGDNWTEINTGILNPQGYSVYSENGNLWAGSGAGIFKSTNSGTSWTDMSDGMLAAQVTRIVQTGTSLICILEDGGLVRSSDGGANWSSSNTGFTEVNQQDLYVYGSKIFCGTNYSSVYVSTDDGASWSPSGNGITNPNIGCFTSYGNKLFAGSIGGGVYFSDDDGANWSEVNNGLTTQVISSLANTGTEVFAATYSAGVFRTTDDGANWNVVNNGLTNLSVFSLVSLNGNLYAGTNGDGVFMSDDGGANWSQINNGLGSLYIRRLYSDGTYLYSCSDFAGIFISGDGGLTWEEFNNGLVNTNLYDVVSDGVNLIAATAGASTWMRPVSDFTGLGSMNDSKSSVRLFPNPSSGRFTIKGLPAEGSSTITLYDLTGREFRRVVTQGEQQCSFDVEDLPKGSYIVSILSDRLVAISVLVLN, from the coding sequence ATGAAAAATCGCTACGCGCTTCGGCTCATCCAGGTCTTCCTATTGCTGTTGGCAACGGAATCTTCGCTGGCCCAATGGCAACCGTTGAATGGCCCCTTCTCGGGATATGTCTCGTCCATCGCCTCGGACAACGATTACCGATATGCCGGTACCCGCGGCGGCGGATTCTTCCGCTATACCGATGTCGCCGGAACCTGGTCCCGAGTCAATTTCGATCTGCTTTATTATGATTACTATGACCTCCTCATCAGCAACGATACCATTTTCGCTGCAACCAATAATGGAGTTGCTTATTCTACGGATCAAGGCGTAAACTGGACCCTTTCCAACAACGGGATCAACGATGCCGTTTCCGAAATCCTCTTACTAAACGGCATTTACTATGCCGCTAGCGGGTATAGCGGCGTTTTCGTTTCAACGGACGGCGGTATGAACTGGAATCCCTCCAACAACGGACTCACTACACTTACGCTCTATGACATTGAGCATGACGGCAACGATCTGTATGTTGCCACCGACGGAGAGGGAGTGTTTAAGTCAACAGATGGCGGCGCGAACTGGATTGCAGTAAACAACGGCATCACCGGCACGATCGCGCAGGCAATTTCCGCGGGCGGAGGATACATCTTCGCGGCCATTTCATCCGACGGAGTTTATCGCTCCTCCGATCAGGGCGCGAACTGGGAACCCGCCAACACCGGCATGCCGACAGTTTATTATTTCCCCGCCATGGAATACTACGGCTCGGAACTTTACGTCGGCACCTACGGCTATGGTTTCTGGAAAACTTCCGACAACGGCGACAACTGGACGGAGATTAACACCGGCATCCTCAATCCGCAGGGATATTCCGTGTATTCAGAGAATGGAAATCTCTGGGCCGGTTCCGGTGCAGGCATCTTCAAGTCCACCAACAGTGGAACCAGTTGGACCGATATGTCAGACGGTATGCTGGCGGCGCAGGTTACACGAATTGTCCAAACCGGAACCTCATTGATCTGCATTCTCGAAGACGGCGGATTGGTCCGTTCCAGCGATGGCGGAGCTAACTGGTCGAGCAGCAATACCGGTTTCACGGAAGTGAACCAACAGGATCTCTATGTGTACGGCAGCAAGATCTTTTGCGGAACCAACTATTCATCCGTCTATGTTTCTACGGACGATGGCGCGAGCTGGTCGCCATCCGGCAACGGCATCACCAATCCCAATATCGGATGTTTCACTTCGTATGGAAACAAACTCTTTGCCGGATCCATCGGCGGAGGAGTCTATTTCTCGGACGACGACGGCGCGAATTGGTCAGAAGTGAACAATGGCCTCACCACCCAGGTCATCTCCTCGCTGGCCAATACGGGAACAGAGGTTTTCGCAGCCACGTATTCTGCCGGTGTCTTTCGTACTACGGATGACGGAGCAAACTGGAATGTCGTTAACAATGGTCTGACCAACCTTTCGGTATTCAGCCTGGTGTCCCTGAACGGCAACCTCTACGCCGGAACCAACGGCGATGGCGTCTTCATGTCGGATGACGGCGGCGCCAACTGGTCACAGATTAACAACGGATTGGGTTCTTTGTATATCCGACGACTCTATTCGGATGGCACCTACCTGTATTCCTGCTCCGATTTCGCCGGTATCTTCATCTCCGGCGACGGCGGTCTAACCTGGGAGGAATTCAACAACGGGCTCGTCAACACCAACCTTTATGATGTGGTCAGCGACGGCGTCAACCTGATTGCCGCCACTGCAGGCGCTTCGACCTGGATGCGGCCGGTCAGCGATTTTACGGGGCTCGGTTCCATGAACGATTCCAAATCGTCAGTTCGGCTGTTTCCCAATCCTTCCAGCGGCCGGTTTACCATCAAAGGCTTGCCCGCTGAGGGATCTTCCACCATCACGCTATACGATCTCACCGGCCGCGAATTCCGGCGTGTCGTCACACAAGGCGAACAGCAGTGTTCGTTCGACGTCGAGGATCTGCCAAAAGGGAGCTACATCGTGAGTATCCTTAGCGACCGGCTTGTTGCTATTTCTGTGCTGGTCTTGAATTGA
- a CDS encoding T9SS type A sorting domain-containing protein, whose translation MSGRMQQLAFLLLGLILFSGKSSQAGALHDFTASDAAVNNMLNRFDEKIYFTRNQGQYRQGVLFKADFPLGQAIATPQGMLIKAYDPASVEARREDGERIEQEIHDGLPARALNVNLRGHGWMMRFLNSSASMKVEGRDAHGDPMNFFMGNKSAVGVQSFQEVWYRNVYRNVDVRYYPAEDGTMEYDIICKPGFDASRIAVSFDGLKELQVIDGRLVLATSVGDIAVPAPVAYQQINGQREFVSAAYTVQTNILRFQLGKYDPAYPVIIDPIALRWATWVNTNSSSDNHGHCIWVDPTDGAIYMVARVVGTTDEITVGAFDETANGNLDMIVGKYLEPSAVGQSGTRVWETYLGGSGDDNPYAMEQGPDGNLYITGYTSSSNYPLIGGGAFTGSSVDQRGQTVNNIFVTKITPDGASIKSAVIGGNQDEGSFDIRLDATGNPVVCGNTRSTNLATLYSGSGASNSNAGNADILIFKLNQDLSSVQWMKNYGGSSADVATIMLLNNANGDLFLGGYTNSTNFPVSNARQSTLAGSQSGILQKLDGNGNVAWSSYFQSASNRSTSILCMEFSLLKDQLYFGGITTGLAASNISSFGVLDNTQNGSNDFFVCRMDTNQNFVASTYLGGTGSEGNMMGLNTDQNNDVYIFGYSGSSDFPVSGLPNTPLQTTNLGSNDKTFTKINSDLSSLVFSTYYGGSNDDYDPVGERGIKFSNCRIYTIVTSGSNNIPLTTGALNTTKNSNVGLYEPGLVVWANPPDLLGNSITGTQGICAGNTPGDLSGSEPAYVLPEISRNGTGSSYPSLGSAATYQWQISTDSVTWNDIPGATSQNLLGSQIGPLFEKTFFRRIIGGDACILAGVADQVVTVNIATAAGTVTNLRCFQDASGSITATSNGVAPFDYLWSDGQTTETATGLSAGNYSVTVTDLNGCSATASFTLTEPDLLTVSATGSTVTCTSGPGEATASALGGTPGYNFYWNSSPAQTSATATNLLPGVYTVVVTDANQCSATSSATVNESDPIVATLNSTPATCNAADGVLEVIVTSGTAPFTYAWNPSVSTGSVASGLTPGFYEVSVSDANGCSTVLNAFINATGVNAFAVSQTDATCSNGDNGSATVGGSGGIAPYSYLWMPIGDTTATVNNLAPGTYTVMVSDYTGCPAYVQVAIGYQNRAQLVELGNDVVECLGMNVTLDAGAGFQSYLWNTNETSQAINVGTAGNYSVLATDVNGCESLDALNVDFIQCQVTRAAIAMTNDRVTVFPNPAHDRLEIRSKNLAAGNVTIRLSDALGKTVQFSEETGGESYSKTLDLHQLKPGVYFLHIRNGGNDEYVKVVVE comes from the coding sequence ATGTCCGGAAGGATGCAACAACTGGCCTTCCTCCTGTTGGGACTGATCCTTTTTAGCGGAAAATCATCGCAAGCCGGCGCGCTGCATGATTTTACAGCATCGGACGCTGCGGTCAACAATATGCTGAACCGCTTCGACGAGAAAATCTATTTCACCCGCAACCAGGGGCAGTACCGGCAGGGCGTCCTTTTCAAGGCGGATTTCCCGCTCGGCCAGGCGATCGCTACCCCGCAGGGGATGCTGATCAAAGCCTACGATCCCGCTTCTGTTGAAGCTCGACGTGAAGATGGTGAACGCATTGAACAAGAGATCCATGACGGGCTTCCGGCACGTGCGCTGAACGTCAATCTGCGCGGACACGGCTGGATGATGCGATTCCTCAACAGTTCGGCTTCGATGAAAGTGGAAGGACGAGACGCACACGGTGACCCGATGAATTTCTTCATGGGAAACAAGTCTGCAGTGGGCGTTCAGAGTTTTCAGGAAGTGTGGTACCGGAATGTCTACCGCAACGTGGATGTCCGCTACTACCCTGCCGAAGACGGCACAATGGAATATGACATCATCTGCAAACCGGGGTTTGATGCTTCCCGCATTGCGGTATCGTTCGACGGCTTAAAGGAACTACAGGTGATAGACGGACGACTTGTGCTCGCGACATCTGTCGGTGATATCGCGGTTCCCGCTCCGGTTGCGTATCAGCAGATCAACGGTCAGCGGGAATTCGTCAGCGCAGCCTATACGGTTCAAACCAACATTCTCCGATTCCAGCTTGGTAAATACGATCCGGCTTATCCGGTCATTATCGATCCGATCGCGCTCCGTTGGGCGACCTGGGTGAATACGAACTCGAGTAGCGACAACCACGGCCACTGCATCTGGGTAGATCCTACCGATGGAGCCATCTACATGGTAGCCCGAGTTGTTGGCACTACTGACGAGATCACAGTAGGGGCATTCGATGAAACGGCCAATGGTAATCTTGATATGATCGTCGGAAAATATCTGGAACCCTCCGCGGTAGGCCAATCTGGTACGCGTGTATGGGAGACGTATCTTGGCGGCAGCGGCGATGACAATCCTTATGCGATGGAACAGGGTCCGGATGGCAATCTATACATTACCGGTTACACCTCCAGCTCGAATTATCCGCTGATCGGCGGTGGCGCGTTTACGGGTAGCAGCGTCGACCAGCGCGGTCAAACCGTCAACAACATATTCGTCACCAAGATCACGCCAGATGGAGCTTCTATCAAAAGCGCCGTGATCGGTGGCAACCAGGATGAAGGTTCCTTCGACATTCGTCTTGATGCAACCGGCAACCCGGTGGTTTGCGGCAACACGCGCAGTACGAATCTGGCCACCCTGTACAGCGGTTCAGGTGCTTCGAACAGCAATGCCGGCAACGCGGATATCCTGATCTTCAAACTCAATCAGGACCTTTCATCGGTACAGTGGATGAAGAACTATGGTGGAAGTTCTGCGGATGTTGCCACTATCATGTTGCTGAACAACGCCAACGGCGATCTTTTTCTCGGCGGTTATACCAACTCTACCAACTTCCCGGTCAGCAACGCGCGCCAGTCAACACTCGCTGGCAGTCAAAGCGGTATTCTCCAGAAACTTGACGGGAACGGTAACGTAGCCTGGTCGTCTTACTTCCAATCGGCCAGCAACCGCAGCACCTCGATCCTCTGCATGGAGTTCAGCCTGCTGAAAGACCAGTTATATTTCGGCGGTATCACAACAGGCCTCGCCGCTTCGAATATCTCCTCTTTCGGAGTACTCGACAATACGCAGAACGGCAGCAACGACTTCTTCGTCTGCCGCATGGATACGAACCAGAATTTTGTCGCATCGACGTACCTCGGCGGCACCGGTAGTGAGGGAAACATGATGGGTCTGAACACAGACCAGAATAACGACGTGTACATCTTCGGTTACTCCGGCAGCAGCGACTTTCCGGTCAGCGGCCTGCCGAACACGCCTTTGCAGACTACTAACCTGGGAAGCAACGACAAGACATTTACCAAGATCAACTCCGATCTTTCATCATTGGTGTTCAGCACCTACTACGGCGGCAGCAACGACGACTATGATCCGGTAGGAGAACGCGGCATCAAATTCTCCAACTGCCGTATCTACACGATCGTAACCTCGGGTAGCAACAACATCCCGCTGACCACCGGCGCACTGAACACCACGAAGAACAGTAACGTGGGCCTCTACGAACCCGGGCTGGTCGTCTGGGCCAACCCTCCGGATCTGCTGGGTAATTCGATCACCGGCACGCAGGGTATTTGTGCAGGTAACACGCCGGGCGACCTGAGCGGCTCTGAACCGGCCTATGTACTTCCAGAAATCTCCCGTAACGGAACCGGCTCTAGCTATCCTTCACTTGGCTCTGCAGCCACCTACCAATGGCAGATCAGCACCGACAGCGTTACCTGGAATGACATTCCGGGAGCTACTTCCCAAAACCTTCTGGGAAGCCAGATCGGGCCGCTCTTTGAAAAGACTTTCTTTCGCCGGATTATCGGTGGTGACGCATGCATCCTTGCCGGGGTTGCCGACCAGGTTGTTACCGTAAACATCGCAACCGCCGCCGGAACTGTAACCAACCTCCGTTGTTTCCAGGATGCGAGTGGCAGCATCACCGCTACTTCGAACGGTGTGGCTCCCTTTGATTATCTCTGGAGTGATGGACAGACGACTGAAACCGCGACGGGCTTGTCGGCTGGAAATTACAGTGTCACGGTAACGGACCTTAATGGCTGCAGCGCGACTGCCAGCTTCACGCTGACCGAACCTGATCTGCTCACGGTGAGCGCCACCGGTTCGACTGTTACCTGTACCAGCGGCCCGGGTGAAGCAACCGCATCTGCACTGGGAGGAACGCCGGGATATAATTTCTACTGGAACTCCTCTCCCGCTCAAACTTCCGCTACTGCCACCAATCTCTTACCGGGCGTCTATACAGTTGTGGTGACAGATGCCAACCAGTGTTCCGCCACCTCATCTGCAACCGTAAATGAAAGCGATCCGATTGTCGCGACGCTCAACAGCACGCCGGCCACGTGCAATGCTGCAGACGGTGTGCTCGAAGTGATCGTGACTAGCGGTACCGCCCCCTTCACTTACGCCTGGAACCCAAGCGTCAGCACGGGTAGCGTTGCCAGCGGACTCACCCCCGGTTTCTACGAAGTCTCGGTTTCTGACGCCAACGGATGCAGCACCGTGTTGAACGCCTTCATCAATGCTACAGGCGTAAACGCCTTTGCCGTATCTCAGACCGATGCAACCTGCTCAAACGGCGATAACGGTTCGGCAACGGTAGGCGGTTCCGGCGGCATCGCTCCGTATTCCTACCTCTGGATGCCGATCGGTGACACGACCGCTACGGTCAACAACCTTGCGCCCGGAACGTATACGGTCATGGTCAGCGACTATACCGGTTGTCCGGCCTACGTCCAGGTCGCGATCGGATACCAAAACCGCGCCCAGCTTGTTGAACTCGGCAACGACGTCGTGGAATGCCTCGGCATGAACGTCACGCTGGACGCCGGAGCCGGATTCCAGTCTTATCTCTGGAACACGAACGAAACGTCGCAGGCGATCAATGTCGGTACAGCCGGCAACTACTCTGTCCTCGCAACGGACGTCAACGGCTGTGAAAGCCTCGACGCCCTCAACGTTGACTTCATCCAGTGTCAGGTCACCCGTGCGGCCATTGCGATGACGAACGACCGCGTCACGGTGTTCCCCAACCCTGCGCATGATCGTCTTGAGATACGTTCAAAGAATCTTGCAGCCGGCAACGTGACGATCCGCCTGTCGGATGCCCTCGGCAAGACCGTTCAGTTCTCCGAAGAAACCGGCGGTGAATCGTACAGCAAGACCCTGGACCTTCACCAACTCAAACCGGGTGTG
- a CDS encoding CDP-alcohol phosphatidyltransferase family protein, with protein MARASYYLINGITSYRVLAAPVLVWLIFTGEEDWFKWLLGISFFTDLIDGYLARRFHVESVWGSRLDSVGDDLTVLAGFIGMYVFKGVFFHDHLFYFIFLGGMFLVQTAIALIRFGKTTSFHTYLAKLSAILQGCFFILLFLLPTPVYPLFYTAVTFTFFELAEEIIITCYLKTWRTNVKGLYWVLRGNVNP; from the coding sequence ATGGCTCGAGCCTCCTATTACCTTATCAACGGCATCACCAGCTACCGGGTACTGGCGGCTCCGGTGCTGGTGTGGCTGATCTTCACCGGTGAGGAGGATTGGTTCAAATGGCTGCTCGGGATCAGCTTCTTCACCGACCTCATCGATGGCTACCTTGCTCGCCGCTTTCATGTTGAAAGCGTTTGGGGCAGCCGGCTCGATTCGGTGGGTGATGACCTTACCGTATTGGCAGGATTCATCGGGATGTACGTGTTCAAAGGGGTATTCTTTCACGACCATCTCTTCTACTTTATCTTCCTGGGCGGTATGTTTCTCGTACAAACCGCCATCGCATTGATCCGCTTTGGCAAGACGACCAGTTTTCACACCTATCTTGCTAAGCTCTCCGCCATACTTCAAGGGTGTTTTTTCATTTTACTCTTTTTGTTGCCCACCCCGGTCTACCCGTTGTTTTATACCGCTGTCACCTTCACTTTCTTTGAATTGGCTGAAGAGATCATCATCACGTGCTATCTAAAGACATGGCGCACCAATGTAAAAGGTTTGTACTGGGTGCTGCGGGGGAACGTCAATCCCTGA